The window GCAAGTCCACCGGCGCCATGGGAACCGAGGCGACCCTCGCCCTGCAGCGCGAGCGAGCCCTGTCCGCCGCCTACATGGCGGCCCCCGGCAGCTCGACGAAGGCCCTGGACGAGCAGCGCCACCAGACCGACAGGGCGGTCGCCAAGCTGGACCGCCGCGCGAGCGAGATCGAGCGCGCCCCCGACCGCATCGGCGACCAGCTGTACTCGGTCATGGGAGCCTCCAACAGCCTGGAGTACTACCGGGACCAGGTGGACCACCCCACCGACATCACGCCCGAGCAGGTCCTGGAGCACTACAGCTCGATCATCGACGGCCAGATCCACGCCTTCCAGCAGCTGACCCAGGTCGACGACGGCGACCTCACCTCGCAGGCCGGTCCGCTCGTCACCATCGCACAGGCCGCGGAGCTGGTCTCGCAGGAGGACGCGTTCCTCACCCTCAACTGGCCCTCGGGCCGCCTCGACGAGCCGACCCGGAACAGTTTCGCCCAGGTGGTCAACGCCCGCCGCTGGCTGGTGGACAACCAGCTCGTCCCCTCGCTGGAGGGCGAGGTGAAGACCGAGGTCGAGCGGATCGTCCAGGGCAGGGACTGGCAGGCGCTGCTGTCCGTGGAGGACGAGGTCCTGTCGGCCCGCACCACCGGAAACGGGGAGTCCCGCCGGACCGAACTGCCGCGGGCGCAGGCGCGCTGGGACGCCGCGATGACGAAGCTCTCCGCCCAGTACGAGACGCTGATCCGCGCGCAGACCCAGGGCCTGCTGGAGCGCAGTGGCGAGGAGGCGCGCGGTCTGCTGATCACGGCCGGCTCGCTGAGCGCCGGCGGGCTCGCCGCGCTGCTGCTGTGCATCGTGATGTCCTGGCGCATCACCCGTTCGCTGTCCCGTCGGCTCACGGGGCTGCGCACGGCCACCCTCAGCCTCGCCGAGGAGCGGCTGCCCGACATCGTCGCCCGCCTGGAACGGGGCGAGAAGGTCGACGCGGACGCCGCCTCGGCCCCACTGGACTACGGCACCGACGAACTCGGCCAGGTCGCCAAGGCGTTCAACGCCGCCCAGCGCACCGCCGTCCACACCGCCGTGGAACTCGCCGACACCCGGCGCGGCTTTCAGCGCGTCATCCTCGGCATCGCCCGGCAGAGCCAGAACCTGGTCAACCTCCAGCTCACCAAGCTCGACAAGCTGGAACGCCAGCACCAGGACCCCGAGATCCTCAAGGGCCTCTACGAACTGGACTCCACGGCCAGCCAGTTGCGCCGCTACGAGGAAAACCTGGTCATCATCAGCGGCGAGCGCCCCGGCCGCAGCTGGACCGAACCGGTCGCGCTGATCGACATCCTGCGCAGCGCCGTCGGCGAGGTCGCCCAGTACCAGCGGGTGGAGGTGCACGCCGACGACGACGTGTGGATCGCCCCGCCCGCCGTGGCCGACGTCATCCACCTCCTCGCCGAACTCATCGACAACGCGACGTCCTACTCGCCCGCCCCGAGCCCGGTCGGCGTCCGCGCCGCGACCGTCGCCAAGGGGCTCGCCCTGGAGGTCGAGGACCGGGGACTGGGCATGTCCGAGGAGGACTACGCCGCGTTCAACGCCCAACTGGCGGTGCCTCCGCAGTTCGACGTGGTCGCGCTCGCCGACGACCTCCGGCTCGGTATGTTCGTCATCGCCCGGCTGGCCACCCGCCACGGCATCACCGTCACCCTGCGGGCCTCGCCGTACGGCGGCACCACCGCGATCGTGCTGATCCCGGACGAGACCGTGGTCCGCGAGGCCCCCGCCCCCGACGAGGACGGCCCCGAGGCCGACGAACCCCCCGCCCGCACCTCGCTGGTGGCCGCCCGGGTCGCCGCGACCTCGTCGGCCGCCCGCCCCGAGCCCGGCCCCGGGGAACAGGAGGCGGACGGCGCGCCGCGGGAGCGGACCGCCGATGCCCCCGAGAGCGCCGGCGCCCCTGACGGCGCCGACGCGGCCAAGAGCGCCGGCGGGCGGATCGCCGACGCCGTCAGGGACGCGAACGGGACACGGCCGACCGCCGGGAGCAAGTCCCCGGCCCGGAAGAAGGGTGGCCCGCTGCCGCTGCCCCGCCGGATCCCGCAGACCAGCCTGGCCGCCGAGCTGAAGGAGGAGGCCGGACCCTGCCCCGAGGGCGACGCCGACGACTTCACGGCCGAGCGCGCGGCCTCCTCGCTCGCCGGTTTCCAGCGCGGCACCCTCCAGGCACGTGACGACGACGCGGAATCCGAGTACGCCCCGGGGGAGGGATCCGCATCCGAAGAACCGGGGGACCGCGTCCCCGCCTCCGGCACCTGACGGCCCATCGACTCCCCACGCAGACCGCTCTTTGAAGGACACACAGATGACACGCCCCATCCCCGCCACGCACAGCCAGCTCGACCAGCTGCTCACCGGACTGGTGGACCGGGTCGCCGAGGTCGACCACGCCGTCGTGCTCTCCGAGGACGGACTGGTCGTCAGCAAGTCCACCGCGTTCCTGCGCGACGACGCCGAGCGGCTGGCGGCGACGGCGTCCGGCCTGATGAGCCTCAGCAAAGGCGTCAGCATGGACTTCCGCGGCGGTCCCGTGCGCCAGTTGCTCATCGAGATGGGCAACGCCTTCCTCATCCTCACCAACGCCGGACCCGGCGCCAACCTCGCCGTGCTGACCCGGCAGGGCGCCGACGTCGGCGTGGTGGCGTACCAGATGAACATGCTGGTGAAGAAGATCGGCGAGCACCTCAGCGCGGCCCCACGCGCGGGTGTCGTCGCGGCCGACAGCGGCGAGTGAGGTGAACGGAGGCGACGCGGCGGGCCGGCTGGTTCGCCCGTTCACCCTGACGGGCGGCCGGACCCGGCCCGCCCGTGGCGACTTCACCCTCATCACCACGGTCACGGCCGTGGACCCGCAGCCGGCCGGCGGCACCCGGCCCCAGCCGGAACACGCCCGCATCCTCAGACTGTGCGCGAAGCCGATGGTGGTGGCGGAGCTGGCCAGCAAGCTCGACCTCCCGGTGAGCGTGGTCGCCATCATGCTCTGCGACCTGCTGGAGGCGGGCCGGATCAGCGTCCGCCAGCCACGGCTGATCTCCCGCGCCCCCGACCTGGACCTGCTGAAGAAAGTGAGGGACGGTCTTGGCCGGCTCTGATCCCCAGGTGATCGCGGCTCCCGACACGGTGAAGATCCTCATCGCCGGCGGCTTCGGCGTCGGAAAGACCACCATGGTCGGGTCGGTCAGC is drawn from Streptomyces bottropensis ATCC 25435 and contains these coding sequences:
- a CDS encoding roadblock/LC7 domain-containing protein yields the protein MTRPIPATHSQLDQLLTGLVDRVAEVDHAVVLSEDGLVVSKSTAFLRDDAERLAATASGLMSLSKGVSMDFRGGPVRQLLIEMGNAFLILTNAGPGANLAVLTRQGADVGVVAYQMNMLVKKIGEHLSAAPRAGVVAADSGE
- a CDS encoding DUF742 domain-containing protein, with protein sequence MNGGDAAGRLVRPFTLTGGRTRPARGDFTLITTVTAVDPQPAGGTRPQPEHARILRLCAKPMVVAELASKLDLPVSVVAIMLCDLLEAGRISVRQPRLISRAPDLDLLKKVRDGLGRL
- a CDS encoding sensor histidine kinase, translating into MPPRTGARRRLGSIRLSLITLALIPSVTLAVSWGVTTTQMFSEGLQLRTQTGLSKSTGAMGTEATLALQRERALSAAYMAAPGSSTKALDEQRHQTDRAVAKLDRRASEIERAPDRIGDQLYSVMGASNSLEYYRDQVDHPTDITPEQVLEHYSSIIDGQIHAFQQLTQVDDGDLTSQAGPLVTIAQAAELVSQEDAFLTLNWPSGRLDEPTRNSFAQVVNARRWLVDNQLVPSLEGEVKTEVERIVQGRDWQALLSVEDEVLSARTTGNGESRRTELPRAQARWDAAMTKLSAQYETLIRAQTQGLLERSGEEARGLLITAGSLSAGGLAALLLCIVMSWRITRSLSRRLTGLRTATLSLAEERLPDIVARLERGEKVDADAASAPLDYGTDELGQVAKAFNAAQRTAVHTAVELADTRRGFQRVILGIARQSQNLVNLQLTKLDKLERQHQDPEILKGLYELDSTASQLRRYEENLVIISGERPGRSWTEPVALIDILRSAVGEVAQYQRVEVHADDDVWIAPPAVADVIHLLAELIDNATSYSPAPSPVGVRAATVAKGLALEVEDRGLGMSEEDYAAFNAQLAVPPQFDVVALADDLRLGMFVIARLATRHGITVTLRASPYGGTTAIVLIPDETVVREAPAPDEDGPEADEPPARTSLVAARVAATSSAARPEPGPGEQEADGAPRERTADAPESAGAPDGADAAKSAGGRIADAVRDANGTRPTAGSKSPARKKGGPLPLPRRIPQTSLAAELKEEAGPCPEGDADDFTAERAASSLAGFQRGTLQARDDDAESEYAPGEGSASEEPGDRVPASGT